The following are encoded together in the Vibrio splendidus genome:
- the rsuA gene encoding 16S rRNA pseudouridine(516) synthase RsuA translates to MRLDKFLCDALGVTRREATHLLKSKAVTVNDVIQKSGSLKVTEECVVEWQGNELNVHGPRYIMLYKPEGFVCSHEDGANRIAFELLDEIKMDKLHFAGRLDVDTTGLVLMTDDGKWSHRITSPKHKCEKMYRVWLVEPVEDDYVEKFKEGIQLKSEDGLTLPAHLEVRAEREVLLTIHEGKYHQVKRMFAALGNKVEALHRERIGEIEMDESLELGEYRYLTQEEVDSIWK, encoded by the coding sequence ATGCGTTTAGATAAATTTCTGTGCGATGCGTTAGGCGTCACTCGAAGAGAAGCAACACACTTATTAAAATCCAAGGCAGTGACAGTAAATGATGTCATTCAAAAAAGCGGTTCACTCAAGGTAACTGAAGAGTGCGTTGTGGAATGGCAAGGCAATGAACTGAATGTTCACGGCCCACGTTACATCATGCTTTATAAGCCAGAAGGCTTTGTTTGTTCGCATGAAGATGGCGCAAATCGTATCGCCTTTGAATTACTCGATGAAATCAAAATGGACAAGCTGCACTTTGCAGGTCGTTTAGATGTTGATACAACGGGTCTTGTCTTAATGACAGACGACGGTAAGTGGTCTCACCGTATCACATCGCCAAAGCACAAGTGCGAGAAGATGTACCGAGTGTGGTTGGTTGAACCTGTTGAAGACGATTACGTTGAAAAGTTCAAAGAGGGCATCCAGCTTAAGAGCGAAGACGGCCTAACACTTCCAGCACACCTTGAAGTACGTGCAGAGCGTGAAGTGTTGCTAACGATTCACGAAGGAAAATACCACCAAGTAAAACGCATGTTTGCAGCACTTGGTAACAAGGTCGAAGCACTGCACCGTGAACGTATTGGTGAAATCGAGATGGACGAGTCTTTAGAGTTGGGTGAATACCGTTACCTAACACAAGAAGAAGTAGACTCTATCTGGAAGTAA
- a CDS encoding Bcr/CflA family multidrug efflux MFS transporter — protein sequence MQTSTSQTPSSQPQTPQLGWMLFLVLGAIGALTPLAIDMYLPAMPTIAKDLGVTAGEVQITLTAYTAGFALGQLLHGPLADSYGRKPVLLIGVLFFAIASVVSATTHGIEALTLVRTAQGFAGAAAAVIIQAVVRDMFDREDFARTMSFVTLVMTVAPLIAPMIGGYLALWFGWRSIFWVLAIFAVIVILAVIIKIPETLPVENRQPLRFKTTIRNYARLCKNSTAMGLIFSGAFSFSGMFAFLTAGSFVYIDVYGVRPDLFGYLFGLNIVAMILMTTINGRIVKKVGSHTMLRAALVIQLLAGVGLLVGWLLDLGLWGIVPFVMLFIGTISTIGSNSMGLLLSGYPNMAGTASSLAGTLRFGTGSVVGAIVAMLPSDSAGSMAMVMAACAVMSALLYWTLGKKA from the coding sequence ATGCAAACGTCTACCTCACAGACCCCAAGCTCACAACCACAAACGCCTCAGTTAGGTTGGATGCTATTTTTGGTTTTGGGCGCTATTGGTGCTTTGACACCACTCGCCATCGATATGTACCTACCTGCAATGCCAACGATCGCCAAAGATCTTGGTGTGACAGCAGGGGAAGTACAAATCACACTTACCGCGTACACCGCAGGTTTCGCTTTAGGTCAGTTGTTACATGGTCCGTTAGCCGACAGTTATGGTCGCAAGCCAGTTCTACTGATTGGTGTGCTCTTCTTTGCGATAGCGTCTGTCGTGAGTGCAACCACTCATGGCATTGAAGCGTTAACGTTAGTTCGTACCGCTCAAGGTTTTGCAGGTGCGGCGGCGGCGGTCATTATCCAAGCGGTTGTGCGTGATATGTTCGACCGTGAAGATTTCGCAAGAACCATGTCGTTCGTTACCTTAGTGATGACGGTTGCGCCACTTATCGCGCCGATGATTGGCGGCTATTTGGCATTGTGGTTCGGCTGGCGTTCAATCTTTTGGGTGTTAGCTATTTTTGCAGTGATTGTGATTCTCGCGGTGATAATCAAAATCCCTGAAACTCTGCCTGTTGAAAATCGTCAACCATTACGCTTTAAAACCACGATTCGTAATTACGCTCGTTTATGTAAAAACTCGACCGCTATGGGCCTAATTTTCTCGGGTGCGTTCTCGTTCTCTGGGATGTTTGCATTCTTAACCGCAGGCTCTTTTGTCTACATTGATGTCTATGGAGTACGTCCTGACCTGTTTGGTTACCTGTTTGGTCTGAACATCGTTGCGATGATTCTGATGACGACAATTAATGGTCGAATTGTTAAGAAGGTTGGCTCTCATACCATGCTGAGAGCCGCGCTGGTCATTCAATTATTAGCTGGCGTCGGTTTACTGGTTGGTTGGTTATTGGATCTCGGGCTTTGGGGTATTGTGCCGTTTGTGATGCTATTTATTGGCACCATTTCTACTATCGGCAGTAACTCTATGGGTCTATTGCTCAGTGGTTATCCAAACATGGCCGGCACGGCTTCATCGCTTGCGGGAACATTAAGATTTGGTACTGGTTCTGTCGTTGGAGCTATCGTTGCGATGCTGCCAAGTGACAGTGCTGGGTCTATGGCTATGGTAATGGCTGCGTGTGCAGTAATGTCAGCATTACTATATTGGACATTAGGAAAGAAGGCATAA
- a CDS encoding DUF2913 family protein, producing the protein MSKYYIEIQKLVNDALGELYALHKAGKAIDAPIANNLYLVRWVTKAIKAQSYDRVIVPDLVRWQKQGRSKGNNSDLTFTFKRISAFYGRFFPEGEEPKALKDSDVEAFMDKMYEMGWSVSSEDELTTGGKIQFFTDGEHSFALCGKQCDDSFDGELMVKPMNWFVRGNHAEFIQAAMEAGFMLHKVTDYKSAVKYHGEYIVYPANQGNQLAEIPISVIG; encoded by the coding sequence ATGTCAAAATACTATATTGAAATTCAGAAGTTAGTGAATGATGCGTTAGGCGAGCTTTACGCTCTGCACAAAGCAGGCAAAGCGATTGATGCGCCTATTGCGAACAACCTTTATTTAGTTCGTTGGGTAACGAAGGCGATTAAGGCTCAGTCTTATGATCGTGTGATTGTTCCTGATTTGGTGCGTTGGCAGAAGCAGGGCCGTTCAAAGGGCAATAACTCTGATTTAACTTTTACCTTTAAACGTATTTCTGCGTTTTACGGACGTTTTTTCCCTGAAGGCGAAGAGCCTAAAGCGCTAAAAGACAGTGATGTTGAAGCGTTCATGGACAAAATGTACGAGATGGGTTGGAGTGTATCAAGTGAAGACGAGCTAACGACTGGAGGCAAGATTCAATTCTTCACCGATGGTGAGCACTCTTTTGCTTTGTGTGGCAAACAGTGTGACGACTCTTTCGACGGTGAGCTGATGGTTAAGCCTATGAACTGGTTTGTTCGTGGTAACCACGCTGAGTTTATTCAAGCAGCGATGGAAGCGGGTTTCATGCTTCACAAAGTGACGGACTATAAGTCTGCGGTGAAGTATCACGGTGAATACATCGTGTACCCAGCTAACCAAGGCAACCAACTTGCAGAGATCCCAATTAGCGTTATTGGCTAG
- a CDS encoding DUF2867 domain-containing protein — protein sequence MKKVLVLGASGYVGSQLLPLLLEQGYQVTAAARHIDYLKARTEPHDNLSLEYLDLADQAATQALVPDFDLVFFLVHGMAEGHDFIDYELNLARNFVSALGPKNQHVIYLSSLQPQTGDSEHLQARKKTGELLRKGSVPVTELQAGVIIGPGSAAFEIMRDFVYNLPIMIAPKWVDSKANPIALQNLNHYLLKLAQDTPSESQTFEVGGPDIVSYRNQFAHIAKTADRPLRLWATSLLTPSIASYWLGVVTSVPSNIGRALLAGLKHDFIASSTIIREKYPQKLISFENMVEQAIHAEGNFVKSNVWGFDKTAFKRWQAGYGYYPKKTGASITSSAPLESLWQVAQQIGSPKQGYFFANALWRTREWLDLLFGGGVPVRQTPEGPTLKVGDKIDSWKVIRCEENQFLSLLFGMKGPGLGRLEITVSDHGDSRELNISAWWHPKGFLGLLYWFAMMPAHLFIFKGMVKAIEKQAKEQMKD from the coding sequence CTGCTTGAGCAAGGCTATCAAGTCACTGCCGCAGCAAGGCATATCGACTATTTAAAGGCACGAACCGAACCTCATGACAACTTGTCACTAGAGTATCTTGATCTTGCAGATCAAGCCGCAACACAAGCATTAGTCCCCGACTTTGATCTTGTCTTCTTTTTAGTTCATGGGATGGCAGAAGGCCACGACTTTATTGATTATGAACTGAATTTGGCACGTAACTTTGTTTCAGCTCTTGGGCCAAAGAATCAACACGTCATCTACCTGAGTTCGCTTCAGCCGCAAACGGGTGATTCAGAACACCTTCAAGCGAGAAAGAAAACCGGAGAACTGCTACGCAAAGGATCAGTCCCCGTCACTGAACTGCAAGCAGGCGTGATCATTGGTCCAGGCTCTGCAGCGTTCGAGATCATGCGAGACTTCGTGTACAACTTACCTATCATGATTGCGCCCAAATGGGTCGACTCTAAAGCCAACCCTATTGCCTTGCAGAACCTGAATCACTATCTGCTAAAACTCGCACAGGACACGCCTAGCGAAAGCCAAACCTTCGAAGTTGGCGGGCCAGACATTGTCTCTTATCGAAATCAATTTGCTCACATTGCCAAAACAGCCGATCGCCCACTCAGGCTTTGGGCGACGTCACTCCTCACGCCCTCAATTGCGTCATATTGGCTAGGTGTTGTGACTTCTGTTCCATCCAACATAGGCAGAGCGCTTCTTGCGGGCTTAAAGCATGACTTTATTGCCAGTTCGACCATCATTAGAGAAAAGTACCCTCAGAAGCTTATCTCGTTCGAAAATATGGTTGAGCAAGCGATCCACGCTGAAGGAAACTTCGTGAAAAGTAATGTTTGGGGCTTTGATAAGACCGCCTTCAAACGCTGGCAAGCTGGTTATGGCTATTATCCTAAGAAAACAGGCGCAAGTATCACCTCAAGCGCACCTTTAGAATCCCTTTGGCAAGTCGCTCAGCAAATAGGAAGCCCGAAGCAAGGTTACTTCTTTGCTAATGCTCTATGGCGCACACGCGAATGGTTAGATCTTCTCTTTGGCGGTGGTGTACCGGTTCGACAAACGCCTGAAGGGCCGACCCTAAAAGTCGGTGACAAGATTGACTCTTGGAAGGTTATTCGTTGTGAAGAAAACCAGTTTTTATCTCTGCTTTTCGGTATGAAAGGCCCGGGGTTGGGGCGACTCGAGATTACTGTCTCTGACCACGGTGATTCACGTGAACTGAACATATCAGCTTGGTGGCATCCAAAAGGCTTTCTAGGGTTACTGTATTGGTTTGCGATGATGCCAGCCCACCTGTTTATCTTTAAAGGCATGGTTAAAGCGATTGAGAAGCAGGCTAAAGAGCAGATGAAGGATTAA